The proteins below come from a single uncultured Carboxylicivirga sp. genomic window:
- a CDS encoding OB-fold-containig protein, translated as MKELFEAAFSGVNLIPTVFLLLILVYWIFVIIGAMDMDVINIDIETDVDLDVDVDVDADVDSDVDADSHDIGSVAFLNSILTFFNLGKIPFMVWLSFLIIPMWVISILFNHYLHNSSFLISLVALIPNLVASLLVSKVLTTPIAAIFTKIKKNDDDSFKYTGKMCTVLMQASHNRFGQAEIKRDGNTYRVNILTKDESIVLDKGQTALIIEFIPEKKCYLVEPYKI; from the coding sequence ATGAAGGAACTATTTGAAGCTGCGTTTTCAGGGGTGAATTTGATCCCTACAGTTTTTCTATTGTTGATATTGGTCTACTGGATATTTGTCATTATTGGTGCCATGGATATGGATGTTATCAATATTGATATTGAAACCGATGTTGATTTGGACGTAGATGTGGATGTTGATGCAGATGTGGATTCAGATGTTGATGCCGATAGCCACGATATAGGTTCAGTAGCCTTTCTCAACTCTATTCTAACCTTCTTCAACCTAGGTAAAATACCCTTTATGGTATGGTTAAGTTTCCTGATAATTCCCATGTGGGTCATATCAATCCTCTTTAATCATTATCTTCATAATAGTTCCTTTTTGATTTCATTAGTGGCATTAATTCCCAATTTGGTGGCAAGTTTATTAGTGTCTAAAGTTCTTACAACACCTATTGCTGCTATCTTTACTAAGATTAAAAAGAACGACGACGATTCGTTTAAATATACCGGTAAAATGTGTACCGTACTAATGCAAGCCAGCCATAATCGTTTTGGGCAGGCCGAAATTAAGCGCGATGGAAATACCTATCGTGTAAATATCCTTACCAAAGATGAATCAATTGTACTTGATAAAGGTCAAACCGCATTGATTATCGAATTTATTCCTGAAAAGAAATGTTATTTAGTAGAACCCTATAAAATCTAA
- a CDS encoding phospholipase D-like domain-containing protein: protein MQETLDYLKSSLEDKILSKAEKKALKSILADKNLSKHDLNRLRSDIFNAARDHFSEFKHQQILDWLEEANKLLLPSAAPSFYCKSYFSPGTDCANAIMNQISYAVNTIDICVFTISDNDLRDKIEYALGKKVKVRIITDNEKTMDLGSDIEYLFRKGASIKIDNTSHHMHHKFAIFDKSILLTGSYNWTRSAAQYNQENILETNDPKALNDYQNEFNRLWETMEDYYFQ from the coding sequence ATGCAGGAAACATTAGACTACCTCAAATCTTCACTTGAAGATAAAATACTATCGAAAGCTGAAAAGAAAGCTTTAAAATCAATTTTAGCTGACAAAAATCTATCGAAACATGATTTAAACCGATTAAGGAGCGACATTTTTAATGCTGCACGCGATCATTTTTCGGAATTTAAACATCAACAAATACTGGATTGGCTGGAAGAAGCCAATAAGTTATTACTTCCAAGTGCGGCTCCTTCATTTTACTGCAAATCATATTTCAGCCCGGGTACCGATTGTGCTAATGCTATTATGAATCAAATCAGTTATGCCGTTAACACCATCGACATTTGTGTGTTTACCATTAGCGATAATGATTTAAGGGATAAAATAGAATACGCTTTGGGTAAAAAAGTAAAAGTTCGAATCATAACCGATAATGAAAAAACAATGGATTTGGGATCGGATATTGAATACCTGTTTCGCAAAGGAGCATCCATAAAAATAGATAACACCAGTCATCATATGCATCATAAATTTGCCATTTTTGATAAAAGCATCTTGCTAACCGGAAGTTACAACTGGACACGTAGTGCCGCTCAATACAATCAGGAAAATATTTTAGAAACCAATGATCCTAAGGCTCTAAATGATTATCAGAATGAATTTAACCGACTTTGGGAAACCATGGAAGATTATTATTTTCAATAA
- a CDS encoding BT_3928 family protein: MLRIVARIIIGIVFLFSGFVKAVDPQGGAIKIAEYLEIVGIHHASTLSVYLAIALSTIEFIIGFMLFFGLKTKKAALPAFLFMSFFTVLTLYSAVFNPVSDCGCFGDAVKLTNWETFFKNLVLLPISYIIYRKRNDYTASISGLKQSIGAFSGLLFILGISIYSLVYLPLLDFRPFKVGQNIQEGMTTPEDAPQPEYITTFIMEKDGERKEFDMDNYPYNDSTWVFVDQKSTLIKEGYQPPIQNFILENIDGLDVTQDILTSDKPVFLVIAPKVEKASTQNLDKLKEIRVMCLKNGYEFFVLTSSLIDNYFQFDANHSLGFDYLSVDETLLKTICRGNPGMIILDKGTIIAKYNHTNLPEANELSNPLSYSFNSYRSLNNNWFIIAWALLLAGFVIILYRLK, encoded by the coding sequence ATGCTAAGAATCGTAGCTCGAATCATCATTGGTATTGTATTTTTATTTTCGGGATTTGTAAAGGCCGTTGATCCTCAGGGAGGCGCCATTAAAATTGCCGAATATCTTGAAATAGTAGGCATACATCACGCCAGTACCTTATCGGTGTATTTAGCAATAGCCTTGTCAACCATTGAATTTATCATTGGTTTCATGCTATTTTTCGGGCTTAAAACTAAAAAAGCTGCTCTGCCGGCCTTTTTGTTTATGAGCTTTTTTACGGTTCTTACCTTGTACAGTGCAGTATTCAATCCGGTAAGCGATTGTGGTTGTTTTGGCGATGCGGTTAAACTAACCAATTGGGAGACATTCTTCAAGAACCTGGTTCTTTTGCCCATTAGTTATATTATCTATCGAAAAAGAAATGACTACACAGCTTCGATAAGCGGATTAAAACAAAGTATAGGTGCTTTTTCGGGCTTACTATTTATATTGGGCATATCGATTTACTCATTGGTTTATCTTCCATTGCTTGATTTCAGACCCTTTAAAGTGGGGCAAAACATACAGGAAGGAATGACCACTCCCGAAGACGCGCCTCAACCCGAGTATATTACTACCTTCATTATGGAGAAGGATGGTGAGCGTAAGGAATTCGACATGGATAATTACCCATATAACGATTCTACCTGGGTTTTTGTCGATCAGAAATCAACGCTTATCAAAGAAGGCTATCAACCACCTATTCAGAATTTCATTCTCGAAAACATTGATGGATTAGATGTAACTCAGGATATTCTTACCAGCGACAAACCCGTATTTTTGGTAATTGCTCCTAAAGTTGAAAAAGCATCGACCCAAAACCTTGATAAGCTCAAAGAAATAAGAGTGATGTGTTTGAAAAACGGATATGAGTTTTTTGTACTCACCTCTTCGTTGATCGATAACTATTTTCAGTTTGATGCCAACCATTCGCTGGGATTCGATTACCTAAGTGTTGACGAAACCTTGTTGAAGACCATCTGCCGCGGAAATCCCGGTATGATTATTTTGGATAAAGGAACCATTATTGCAAAATATAATCACACAAATCTGCCCGAAGCCAATGAATTATCGAATCCTTTATCGTATTCGTTTAATTCATATCGAAGCCTTAACAATAATTGGTTTATCATAGCTTGGGCTTTACTGTTGGCAGGATTTGTTATAATATTGTATCGACTTAAATAA
- the prmA gene encoding 50S ribosomal protein L11 methyltransferase, whose protein sequence is MEYTKVAVTVTPINEIANDLLMAQMGEVGFESFNETDYGFDAYIPTKDYSANILQSLEVPFEDTKLSYQDEVMPDINWNEEWEKNYFKPIVISNKCIVRRPFDQVEGDYKYEILIEPKMSFGTGHHSTTSQMLKYILEIDMKGKSILDMGCGTGILGMLCSKRKASSILGIDIDEWAYNNAIENLSLNNIKNMDIEIGGAEIIGDRKFDIVLANINRNILLEDIKHYSKAINEGGSLFLSGFYQEDLDTINQECEKNNLKYISHKNDNNWVAAAYTLAK, encoded by the coding sequence ATGGAATATACTAAAGTAGCGGTAACCGTTACACCAATCAACGAAATAGCCAACGATTTATTAATGGCACAAATGGGCGAAGTAGGTTTTGAAAGTTTCAACGAAACCGATTATGGATTTGATGCTTACATCCCCACTAAAGATTATTCGGCTAATATTCTTCAATCGCTTGAAGTTCCTTTCGAAGACACAAAACTTAGTTATCAGGATGAAGTAATGCCCGACATTAACTGGAACGAAGAATGGGAGAAAAATTACTTTAAACCCATTGTTATATCAAACAAATGCATTGTACGCCGTCCGTTCGATCAGGTTGAAGGCGATTACAAATACGAAATTCTTATCGAACCTAAAATGTCGTTTGGTACCGGACACCATTCAACTACTTCTCAAATGTTGAAGTACATCCTCGAAATTGATATGAAAGGAAAATCAATTCTCGATATGGGCTGTGGAACAGGTATATTAGGTATGCTTTGTTCAAAAAGAAAAGCGTCATCCATACTTGGCATCGATATCGACGAATGGGCATACAACAATGCTATTGAGAACCTTTCGCTCAATAATATAAAAAACATGGATATCGAAATTGGCGGAGCCGAAATTATTGGCGATCGCAAGTTTGATATTGTATTGGCAAACATTAACCGCAACATCTTATTAGAAGACATTAAGCACTACAGCAAAGCTATAAACGAAGGAGGCAGCTTGTTTTTGAGTGGTTTTTATCAGGAAGACCTTGATACTATTAATCAGGAATGTGAGAAAAACAATTTAAAATACATTTCGCACAAAAATGACAACAATTGGGTAGCAGCTGCGTATACATTGGCTAAATAA
- a CDS encoding SAM-dependent methyltransferase, protein MKGQLYMIPNTLGESPIEYNLPNDVVEIIKSLKYYVVENVRSARRFLKKVDKSIDIEDLTFYVLDKHTKPNDIPSFLRPLHDGKDMGMLSEAGCPGVADPGADIAKLAHENQIRVIPLVGPSSILMSVMASGLNGQSFAFHGYLPVKKGEAPKAIKVLEERSRKENQTQLFIEAPYRNMRMLQDIVQTCSPKTRLCIACDISLETEYIKTKSIAQWKGKLPDINKRPALFLILA, encoded by the coding sequence ATGAAAGGTCAATTATATATGATTCCCAATACTTTGGGAGAGAGTCCTATTGAGTACAATTTACCAAACGATGTAGTTGAAATAATAAAATCGTTGAAATACTATGTGGTTGAGAATGTGAGATCGGCAAGGCGATTTTTAAAGAAGGTTGATAAGAGTATTGACATTGAAGATTTAACTTTTTATGTGTTAGATAAGCATACTAAGCCGAATGATATACCGTCATTTTTGCGTCCATTGCATGATGGAAAGGATATGGGGATGTTATCCGAAGCGGGATGTCCTGGTGTAGCTGATCCTGGCGCTGATATTGCTAAACTGGCACATGAAAACCAAATTAGAGTAATTCCATTGGTTGGGCCATCATCTATTCTAATGTCGGTGATGGCATCGGGCTTAAATGGGCAAAGTTTTGCCTTTCATGGCTATTTGCCTGTAAAGAAAGGAGAGGCGCCCAAAGCTATTAAGGTTTTGGAAGAAAGATCGCGAAAGGAAAACCAAACACAATTATTTATCGAGGCACCATATAGAAATATGCGAATGCTTCAGGATATTGTGCAAACCTGTAGTCCTAAAACGCGATTGTGTATTGCTTGTGATATATCGTTAGAAACCGAATATATTAAAACTAAAAGCATAGCTCAGTGGAAAGGAAAATTGCCTGATATTAATAAGCGACCAGCTCTGTTTTTAATATTAGCATAA
- a CDS encoding helix-turn-helix transcriptional regulator, whose protein sequence is MSFFGKNIRKIRSIKKISQSEFASIFDLSRASIGSYEEGRAEPKIEIINKVAKYFSITIDELINKELTVNELYHFDVGNEPVFKNTSVKNITVRKIPFIHSNQLRSIKNKEELNTEANIEIPLESNLTNCIAIHINNSDFACIPHNIHNQSTVIINLQHELSTNVNSYYLIKTNNATFISKLNILANNQFHIQDALNDFTIISVNDIIFCHPVVQYIGGLPCEDANSRIEKLEKQLNQIISKLIQ, encoded by the coding sequence ATGAGTTTTTTTGGAAAAAATATTCGCAAGATTCGCTCAATTAAAAAAATAAGCCAATCAGAATTTGCATCTATCTTTGATTTATCAAGGGCCAGCATAGGATCATATGAAGAAGGAAGAGCTGAACCTAAAATTGAAATTATTAATAAGGTAGCTAAATATTTTAGCATTACAATTGATGAATTAATCAATAAGGAACTAACCGTAAACGAACTTTACCACTTTGATGTTGGGAACGAGCCTGTATTTAAAAACACCTCCGTTAAAAACATCACAGTTAGAAAGATTCCTTTTATACACTCTAATCAGTTAAGATCTATTAAAAATAAGGAAGAGTTAAATACCGAGGCAAACATTGAAATACCTTTGGAAAGCAATCTTACCAATTGCATTGCGATCCATATTAACAATAGTGATTTTGCATGCATACCTCATAATATCCATAATCAGAGCACTGTAATTATCAATTTACAACACGAATTATCTACCAACGTAAATTCATATTACTTAATAAAAACAAACAATGCTACATTTATTAGCAAGCTAAATATTTTAGCAAATAATCAATTTCACATTCAAGATGCATTGAATGATTTTACCATAATATCAGTCAATGACATCATTTTTTGCCATCCTGTTGTACAATATATAGGAGGCTTACCATGCGAAGATGCAAATAGCAGAATAGAAAAACTGGAGAAACAACTCAATCAAATCATATCAAAACTAATTCAATAA
- a CDS encoding PspA/IM30 family protein, which yields MNVFSRLFRIGTAEAHSAIDKLEDPIKMTEQGIRDLKKNLDDSLKAFAEVKALAIRSKNDLETNRNRAKDYENKAILLLNKAENGEISADEADRLATEALTKKEECAAFAADKQKEVDKFDQNIAQLDANIKKLRSQISTYENELRTLKARVKVSSATKNINKQMAQIDSGSTISMLEKMKEKVNQEEALAEAYGDIAGESKSLDDEIDTALGGANKAEASESLAQLKAKLAANKKEE from the coding sequence ATGAACGTATTTAGTAGATTATTTAGAATAGGAACCGCTGAAGCTCATTCAGCAATAGATAAATTAGAAGATCCCATTAAGATGACCGAGCAAGGCATCCGGGATTTAAAAAAGAATTTGGACGATAGTCTTAAAGCATTTGCTGAAGTTAAAGCTTTAGCTATTCGTTCTAAAAACGATTTGGAAACCAACCGTAATCGTGCCAAAGATTATGAGAACAAAGCTATATTATTATTGAACAAAGCTGAGAATGGTGAGATTTCAGCCGATGAAGCAGATCGTTTGGCAACTGAAGCATTAACAAAAAAAGAAGAATGTGCGGCCTTTGCTGCTGATAAGCAGAAGGAAGTGGATAAATTCGACCAGAATATTGCTCAGTTGGATGCCAATATTAAAAAGCTTCGTTCTCAAATCAGTACTTACGAAAACGAGTTGCGTACCTTAAAAGCTCGCGTAAAAGTAAGTTCAGCAACTAAAAATATAAATAAGCAAATGGCTCAGATCGATTCCGGTAGTACTATTAGTATGCTTGAAAAGATGAAGGAAAAAGTCAACCAAGAAGAAGCGTTAGCTGAAGCTTACGGGGATATTGCTGGTGAATCTAAATCGTTGGATGATGAGATTGATACAGCATTAGGAGGAGCAAATAAAGCTGAAGCATCAGAATCGTTGGCTCAGTTAAAAGCAAAATTAGCTGCTAATAAAAAAGAAGAATAA
- the tpiA gene encoding triose-phosphate isomerase encodes MRQNIVAGNWKMNNTLEEGIALAKEVNAILTENKPNCKVVLGTPFIHITEVVKAVDSSLVGVAAQNCADKASGAYTGETSAAMIKSTGAQYVILGHSERRAYYGETNAILKEKTDLALANGLTPIFCIGEVLEEREAEKHFEVVKSQIEEALFHLSAEDFGKIVLAYEPVWAIGTGKTASPEQAQEIHAFIRKTLADKYGAEVADNTSILYGGSCKPSNAKELFANADVDGGLIGGASLKAEDFHGIIAAF; translated from the coding sequence ATGAGACAGAACATTGTTGCAGGAAACTGGAAAATGAACAACACCCTTGAAGAGGGTATCGCTTTAGCAAAAGAAGTAAATGCTATTTTAACTGAGAACAAACCTAACTGCAAAGTAGTTTTGGGTACTCCATTCATCCACATTACTGAAGTTGTAAAAGCTGTTGACAGCAGTTTAGTGGGCGTTGCTGCTCAAAACTGTGCTGACAAAGCTAGCGGTGCTTACACTGGCGAAACTTCAGCTGCTATGATTAAGTCTACTGGCGCTCAATACGTAATTTTAGGTCACTCTGAAAGAAGAGCATACTACGGTGAAACTAACGCTATTTTGAAAGAAAAAACTGATTTAGCTTTAGCTAACGGTTTAACTCCAATTTTCTGTATCGGTGAGGTATTGGAAGAACGCGAAGCTGAAAAACACTTCGAAGTAGTTAAATCTCAAATCGAAGAAGCGTTATTCCACCTTTCTGCTGAAGATTTCGGTAAAATTGTTTTAGCATACGAACCAGTATGGGCTATAGGAACAGGTAAAACTGCTTCTCCAGAGCAAGCTCAAGAAATTCACGCTTTCATCCGTAAAACTTTAGCTGACAAATATGGTGCTGAAGTTGCTGATAACACTAGCATACTTTACGGTGGTAGCTGTAAACCATCAAACGCAAAAGAATTATTCGCTAATGCTGATGTTGACGGTGGTTTAATTGGTGGTGCTTCATTAAAAGCAGAAGATTTCCACGGAATTATTGCTGCTTTCTAA
- a CDS encoding DUF1599 domain-containing protein has protein sequence MTKTDKQFEHVINICKDIFEKKMRDYGTAWRILRPSSMTDQIFIKAQRIRSIETKGVSKVDEGIRSEFIGIVNYCAMALVQLELQPADQPEMDHDEALKLYLEKIYGSKALMEDKNHDYDEAWRKMRVSSFTDLILMKLHRTKQIEDNQGKTIISEGIDANYMDMINYAIFALIKLEFPNDEENA, from the coding sequence GTGACAAAAACCGATAAGCAATTCGAACACGTTATAAATATCTGTAAAGACATCTTTGAAAAGAAAATGCGCGATTATGGTACTGCCTGGCGAATCTTACGCCCATCGAGCATGACCGACCAAATTTTTATTAAAGCTCAACGCATCCGAAGTATCGAAACAAAAGGTGTTTCAAAAGTAGATGAAGGCATTCGTTCGGAGTTTATTGGTATTGTTAACTATTGTGCCATGGCATTGGTTCAGTTAGAACTTCAACCGGCCGATCAACCGGAAATGGATCATGACGAAGCCTTAAAACTATACCTCGAAAAGATATACGGCTCGAAAGCTTTAATGGAAGATAAGAATCACGATTACGACGAAGCTTGGCGCAAAATGCGTGTGAGTTCATTCACCGATTTAATTCTAATGAAGCTTCATCGTACCAAACAAATTGAGGATAATCAAGGAAAAACCATTATTTCGGAAGGAATTGATGCCAATTATATGGACATGATTAATTATGCCATTTTTGCTTTGATTAAATTGGAATTCCCCAACGACGAAGAAAACGCTTAA
- a CDS encoding aldo/keto reductase yields the protein MSEKTKIKNTDLEVSKINFGGNVFGWTLNEQQSFEILDAFTSEGFNFIDTADTYPWWVNGKGGSSEEIIGKWMKLKANRDKVVIATKVGSETKEHGFDISKKHILKSVDESLQRLQTDYIDLYYTHFDDNKTPVEETLAAYDEVIKAGKVRYIAASNVTPQRLIQSFDIAEQNNLPKYVALQPHYNLVERDKYETEYLPLVKKYDLSVFPYWSLAAGFLTGKYRSEADLTKSVRGEGARKYMNEKGNGVLEALDIIAAKHNTKPATISLAWLMAQPNLAAPIVSATSQSQLDTLIEAPKIYLDDNDLDLLNTASK from the coding sequence ATGAGTGAAAAAACAAAAATTAAAAACACTGATCTGGAAGTTAGCAAAATAAACTTTGGCGGAAATGTGTTTGGGTGGACTCTTAACGAGCAACAATCATTTGAAATACTGGATGCCTTTACAAGCGAAGGCTTTAACTTTATTGATACAGCCGATACTTACCCATGGTGGGTGAATGGCAAAGGAGGATCATCGGAAGAAATCATTGGTAAATGGATGAAGCTGAAGGCCAATCGCGATAAAGTTGTAATAGCAACAAAAGTAGGATCCGAAACCAAAGAACATGGGTTTGACATTAGTAAAAAGCACATTTTAAAATCGGTTGATGAATCGCTACAACGACTTCAAACCGATTACATCGATTTATATTATACGCATTTCGATGACAATAAAACGCCCGTTGAAGAAACGCTGGCTGCTTACGATGAAGTAATTAAAGCCGGTAAAGTACGCTACATTGCTGCATCTAACGTTACACCCCAACGCTTGATACAATCTTTTGATATAGCTGAACAAAACAATCTTCCTAAATACGTGGCGCTTCAACCCCATTATAATCTGGTTGAAAGAGATAAATACGAAACCGAGTATCTTCCCTTAGTTAAGAAATACGATTTAAGTGTATTTCCATACTGGTCGCTGGCAGCAGGATTCTTAACCGGTAAATATCGTTCCGAAGCCGATTTAACAAAAAGCGTGCGCGGCGAAGGAGCCCGCAAATACATGAACGAAAAAGGAAATGGTGTTTTAGAAGCGCTGGATATAATAGCAGCCAAACACAATACCAAACCAGCTACCATATCGCTGGCCTGGTTGATGGCTCAACCTAATTTGGCAGCTCCTATCGTGAGTGCCACCAGCCAGTCGCAGCTCGACACCTTAATAGAGGCTCCTAAAATTTATCTCGACGATAATGATCTGGATCTTTTAAATACAGCAAGCAAATAA